The nucleotide window GCTCTACGTAGCCACGCTACTCGCCAGGTCGACGCGGGCCCTGTTGAGCGGCATCATGACGTCTCGATCCCTGACTTCGTTTTTCGCCACCATCGTCGGCGTCTTTGCATCCAGTGGATGCAGCTCCCAGTCGGGAGTGACCGACACCGACTGTCCGAGCTATCTGGTCAGCCCCGACGGCGGCGTCGCGGGTTTCTCCGCTGTCGGCGAGTGGCGGACGGACGCCGTCTGCAACCAGTACTGCGAGCCGGACTTTCCGGTTTGCCAGCTTGACACCCCGACGACGGTCAGATGTCAGAAGGGCTGCGGCTGACGGCGGGTGCAGCGGCAGTCATGCGGCGTGCGGCTCAACGCATCAGGGTGCGGAGGATCTGCGAGGCGCATCAGGGCCTGGGTTGTTGTCAGCCTCGTCGACACCTGCGAGGTGGGGCAGGACAAGACGGGAAGGCCGTCGGCCCGGACGTGCTCCGCCACCGCATGGTCCTCTCGTACGAGGCCGAGGCCGAAGAGGTCACGGCGGAGCAGATCGTGAAGCGGCTTTTCGAGGTTGTAGAGGTTCCCTGGATCGGCGCGTGAGCCAAGCGCACCCCGGAAAAGCGGGCGGGTACAACCACCTTTTCTCCGCTCGGTGCCCGCACCGGGGACACGCGGGCGGGTGAAGACGACCTGTACCCCGGCGGATGACCGCGATGCGCCCGATGCGGACACCGGGCGGGTAACACCTTGGGTGAGCCGTTTTGGCCCCCACCGGCCATGGTATTTTGAGGACAACTCGATGCCCCGCCCAGCCTCCCTGGCTGCTCCGCCACACCTGCGACTGCTCGAAGCGAGACAGCCGCAGGAGGACATCTGCGCCGCACTTCGAGCGCGGAGGGCCTGGGCAGAACGAACGTTCCTCGACATTCACACACCGTTTGTCGAGCGCCTGCTGACTCGCATCCTCGGCTTCGACCACGATCTGGATGATCTGGTCCAGGAGGTCTTCATGCGAGCGTTTGCGCGAGTCGGCGACCTTCGTGACGACAATCTCAAGAGCTGGGTCGGAGCTTTCACGGTGAATGTCGCGCGTGAGGCACTCCGACGCAGAAGACGCAAGCGATGGCTCAGCTTCTCGGCACCCGAGGAAATCCCGGAGGTGGCCGCAGAACTGGCGACACCCGAGATCCGCGATGCGGCGCGTGCGCTCTACTCACTGCTCGCTAGGATGGGCGCCGACGACCGCGTCGCCTTCACATTGCGTTTCATCGAGGGAATGCAACTCTCGGAGATAGCCCTCCTTTGCGACGTGTCGCTCTCGACGGTCAAGCGCCGAATCCAGCGCGCTGAAGCATGGTTTTCGGCACGAGCCAGGCGGGATCCTCGCCTGGCGGAATGGGTAACGTCATGAGCGACGGGCTCGATAGTCTCGGTGTCGACATCCGGACGCTGCAGAACCGCAGGCTTGCCGAGCGCGAGCGCGCCTCCGTCGATGAGCGCGTCGCCCGCGTGCGTCAGGGCCTGGCTGACAATGCGCGAACCCGCCCTTGGTCGCGTCCGTTCCTTCTGGCGGTCGCCAGCTTCGCTCTCACCTTCTCCGCCCTCTTTCTGTTCCTATCCCGTCCGGCCGCGCCGCTCGTTGCTGTGCACGCGGGTAGAGCAGTTGATATCGGCGGATGGCTCGAAAGCGAGCGCGACTCGCAGCCTCTCGCGTTCTCGGACGGAACGTCGCTAACCCTGTCTTCCCCTTCCGCGCGCGTTTGGTGTGGATCAACGCAAATGGGGCCGAACTCGCCCTGGAGCGAGGCACCGTCCACGCTTCCGTCGTGAAGCGTCCAGGAGCACGCTGGGTCGTCGCAGCCGGACCGTTTCGGGTGCTGGTCACCGGCACTCGCTTCGCCGCAACCTGGGATCCACAAAGCGAGGTGCTGACGGTGTCCATGGAAGAGGGTTCGGTGGTTGTCTCGGGTCGCTGCGTGGAGTCCAGGGCGCTCTCCGCCGGCGAATCTGCCTCGTTCGGTTGTCGCGACGCCGTCACGCAGGCTGACCCGCCGCGTATGGAGTTCCCTCGTTCACCGGTCGTCGAGACCACCACCCCTCCGAAGCAGCCACCGCCACGGCCACAGCCGGAGCGGCAAGTCGGGACGAGCACGCAATCGGCGCCGCCACCGGTGGCCGAGTGGAATGCGCTCTCGCGTGAAGGCCGCTTCAGGGAAGCGCTCGCAGCAGCGGAGACGGAGGGTTTTTCGAGCTTGTGCGCGAGCATGAGCGCCGAGCAGATCTTGCAACTCGGGAACTCGGCACGCCTCGCGGGGAGTACGGCTCGCGTGCACGAAGCGTTCCTCTCGCTGCGCCGACGCTTCCCCGGGTCCGGCCCCGCGGCCACGGCGGCATTTCACCTGGGGCGCATCGCATTCGACGGGAGTGGAGACTACGCGACTGCTCAAAGATGGTTTGCGGCGTACCTCGCCGAGCAGCCAGGCGGAGGCTTCGCCGAAGAGTCCCTCGGTCGCCTGATGGAATCGGAGCACCGCGCGGGCGCTCGCGCGGCCGCTGAGGCAAGCGCGACTCGGTACCTGGTGCGCTTTCCGAACGGTGCGCACGCCGCGTTCGCAGAGAGCCTGATCAGGAAATGAGCTGGACACGGCCCTCGAGCGTGGCACTCGCCGTGGCGCTCCTCTTGGTGACGGGCGTCGTCCGTGCAGCACGTGTTCGCTTCGTTTCGGAGGCGAGCGAGCCGTTCAACCGTCGCGTGGTCGCCGAGCTCACCAGCGTCGGCTTTGACGTCGATGAAACCCACGATGTCGACGCGCCTCTACCCGAGGGCAGCGTGGCTGTGGTCCACGCCAAGAACGAACCTGCTCAGGTCGAGGTGTGGCTGCTCGAGGCGACCGGTCGCGCGGTCCTCTCTGTCGTGATCGAGCGCGACCTTGTATCAAGCGACGCCGCCGACTCCACGAAGATCGCCGAACGCCTGCGGGCGCTCCTGCAACCTCTGGCGGAGGCGCGGCCGGAGCCGACGGCCACGGCGCCCGAGCCGGTGCCCCGTCGCGCGACCGGCGTGGTGCTGCCACCCGTTCACGATTCGCTGTCCGAACGCGCGCCGACCGTGAGGGCACCCCAGCACTTGCTCCTCGACGCGGGTGGCGCGGTCTCGACACAACCGGGAGGTGCGGCTGTCTCGCTCGTCGCGGGCATTCACTACACCGTGGCGAACCCGTGGGGTGTGTGCGCGTTCGTCGCGTTCCCGATCCTCGGTTCGACCGTCGAAGAGCCAGATGCGAGTGCCGATGTCGCAGCCCGATTGATAGGCCTGGGCGGGGCAGTGGATGTGCTGCCCAAGGGACCGGATCTTCGATTCATGGTCGGCGCGGGCGCGGGCGTGGCATGGCTCACTGCCAAGGGACAGGCAGTGGCGCCGCGTGAAGGGCGGAATGTGGAGACTCTCACCGGACTCGGATTCGCCGACGCGGCGCTCGCCCATCGCGTCCTGGGCGACACTTGGCTCGTCGCGCGTGGGTTGCTCGGCATTGCCGTCCCGAAAACCGACATCGAATTCAGCGGCTCGCCAGTCGGCAGCTTTGGTCGACCGCTCGTCATGACCACTCTGTCGATCGGATATGCCCTATGAGCCTTTGCAGCGCGTCGCGGCCATTGATGAGTCAGATGATCAAGCGAGCGTGCTGGATGACCTGGGCTTGCGTGCTCGTTCTGAGCGCCTGTGGTGGGCAAACGATCGAGCCGGTACGAGGCGGGCCCGACGGGGGCGGCGCTGGCGGGAGCAACGATGGAGGCGGTGGCACTGCTGGCACTACCGCGGGGACTGGGGGGAGCAGCGGCGCCGGGGGCGCCGGGGGCACTGGCGGCGTGAACGATAAGAACCCGCTCACCAGCGAGATCCTCGAGATATGCGGAGTCTTGAGCGGAACGTCGTGCTCAGCCGGGCTGTGTGTAACCAGCCTGCTGCACAAGCAGGGGCAGGCGATTCTCTACGGCTGTACCGATTACCTCCAGGACTTCCTGGCGTGCTCCAAGAAGAACCCATGGCTCTGCAAGCCGTACCCCGATGCGCCTGCCGTGGAGTACAACCCAGCGTGTCAGGCTCAGAACGACGTGCTCCTCGCGTGTCTGCCGGACTGCAGCGCCACGTTCGGCGAGACGAGCTGCTCGTTCTCCTGTAAAGGCAACATCCCGTGGTCCGTGAGCTGTCAGGAAGCAGATGGAGGACTCAACTGCCTCTGCACGTCAGGCCCGAAGACGGGGCTAGAGTTCAGCTATGGCGGTGGCTGCCATGGAGGCCTCGATTTTCAAATAGGCACCGAGTCGGTTTGCGTCGGCGCCGTCGCCTGGTGAGCGGGACGTTCACCCGCGAACACCGAGCGTCAAGTCGTCAGTCGGCGATCCGCTTCGGACGCGGGAGAGTGCACGTCGACGACCGCGACGGGAAACATCACGGACACTTGACGGTGAGGTTCCCGGTGGGATCGGCCGCGCACTGGAAGCCGCCGCACTTGGCGGTGATGCACGCGCAATCCGGCGCCGGCTGGCATCCTGACGGCAAGGCCTTGCACGAATAGCTGTCCGCAAATCCGATCATGTCGGTGAGCCACACCTGGCAGTACTCGGTGCCGATCGTGCAAAACCTGGTGCCGCATGCAAAGGAACCGATCGGAGTGGCGCACGTGCCTCTGACATCGAGATCCGTGCCTTTCGCGTACGCCGCGCAAGCGTCGGGCTCGATGTTGCCGTTGCAGGTGCACACCGGCCCGAGGCCCTCGTCGCACAACTGTACTCGCGGCGAGCACACACCCTTCTTCTGCCCAGCGCCGCAAGCGTTGTCGTAGTAGTAGCAAAACTTGTCGCTGCTGCAGGGGCTCGAAGGCGAGCATTCACCGGACGAACCGGCAGCTCCCGAAGTCCCACCGGCACCCGCGGCAGACCCAGCTCCACCACCGCCGGATGCCACGTCCGGCCACCCTCCGTCGCATGGGTTCAAGCTGAGGCTGCTGCCAGTGAGCACGCAATTCCATTGTCCAGTGGGACACGCGCAGGCGTACTGCCGAAGCCCGGTCACGTACTTCACGCCGGGCTCGCAGAGGAACTGAACGTTGATATCGCAAGCGGAGTCGGTCACGCAGGTGCCGCTCAATAGCTGGTGGACCACCACTCCCCCCGCCGGACAACTCGGGTCGTTGGGAACCGAAGCGTCATGCTCCGGTAGGGCCTGCGAGTCGTCGTCGGCGCAGCCGGAGAACGGCAGGAGCGCGATCGAGAGTAGGAGGAGCACGGACCGCACCATGACTCAGTTCTAGCACTCTGGAGGTGAACGGCTGGCTCAGGCGAGCGGTTGGTCGGCGAACCACCGCCCCGGCGATCGCATGTGCGGAAGGGGCACAGCGTCGACCCACGTCGAGCATGTCAGAGCGCGAACGCAACGACCGCGCCCCTTTCATGGCGCCGCAACGAGGGCCCGGATAGAATGCACCGATGAGCGCGACGCGCTTGGTCCTCGTCGGTTTCGCGGTGGGCGTCATCGCCTGTTCCGGAAAGACGGATCGAAGCTGCAACGAGGCTCTCGACGACTGCGGTCAAGCGTCTGGAGGTTCGTCCGGAACCGGTGCCACCGGCGGTGCGCCGAGCGGCGGTAACGGCGGCGTGCCTACGAGCCCAAAGCCCCCGGACGGACCGTTTCCGGCACCGAACGTCGCAGCGGCGAGCTGCTCCGCGCCGGGCACGGTCACCGACGTCTTCGATCTCGCGGGCGTTCGTGCGTGGCTCGCGAGGATCTGGTTTTTCTGCAGCGGCGGTTCCGTCTTCGAGCCGCCCCACGATGGCATCGAGTTTGCAGAAGACGGTCACTGGTATTTTCTGGACTTGAAGCTGGGAAAGTTAGTGCGGCGCGAGGGGTTCTCGGGCGGCGGCGACTGGGACTTGGTCGACATGTCGAGCATGAACGGCCCCGGCCCCAACTCGGTTCAGCTCAACATCAACAGCTCCCAGGGCGGCGGCATCCCCGCGTTCGTTCACTTCGCGGTGGAGCCGCTGAAGCTCAACCTGAGCGCGTACCCCGGCGTGCCTACGGAGTACGTCGCGGCGAGCGCCGCAGGCCCGCCAGCCGCCTGCGCAGTGTGCGAGCATCCCTTGTTCACTTGCGGGAAACCCGGCTCGGAGTCCGTCGACTTCCAGCTGGAGTCGCAGCAGAGCGGCGGTTGCACCGGACGCATCGTGATGGCCGGGGGTGTGCCTTCCACCGAGCTGAAGATCCACTGCAGCCCCGCTGCAGTCTGCGCCAACGAGCTCTGCTCACCGACCATGCTGACCGAGACGTCGTTCACCTGGAACGGCGCGACGTGTAGCGCCTCGCACTGAATCTGAACCCAATGGAACCGTCCCAGCTCCGCCTTGTCGTCGGAATCGTCCTCGCAGGTGTGGCGGTGCTGGTCCAGTGCACGGCCGAGGAGAATCCCGGCAACGGTGGGCAGGCGACCTGCGAAGGCAACGCTGCCACACGTTGCGCGGCGGGGTGTGGCTCCGACGTCGTGGCCCAGGAGGTCTGCGTCGACGGTGAGTGGCGCTGTCCCGAGGGCACCGTGCGCGGCTCCGACTGCCCGGCGGGCACGTGCTTCGGCTACTCGATCTGCTGCGGCCCAGGCGGCGACCACAAGTCCAAGATCTGTCCGACCTACGACGGGCTCCCGTCGCCCGCGCTCGGCAAGTGCCCAGACGGCTATTTCGACTGTCAGTTCGGCGACGGAGGACCAAGCGGCGGAAGCGGTG belongs to Myxococcales bacterium and includes:
- a CDS encoding sigma-70 family RNA polymerase sigma factor, which codes for MPRPASLAAPPHLRLLEARQPQEDICAALRARRAWAERTFLDIHTPFVERLLTRILGFDHDLDDLVQEVFMRAFARVGDLRDDNLKSWVGAFTVNVAREALRRRRRKRWLSFSAPEEIPEVAAELATPEIRDAARALYSLLARMGADDRVAFTLRFIEGMQLSEIALLCDVSLSTVKRRIQRAEAWFSARARRDPRLAEWVTS